A genomic segment from Nicotiana sylvestris chromosome 1, ASM39365v2, whole genome shotgun sequence encodes:
- the LOC104245085 gene encoding calmodulin-binding transcription activator 2 isoform X4, whose product MLEQDLMHIVFVHYLEVKGNKANVGCVRSIKSAHSNYLNDCSLSDSFPRSLKKLASVNADSTSVASTLTSAHEEAESEDSHQACSKFQSYPERASGMDRHLVENRDAIYSSYGSPQSSVEYTSLSSIDGGGKCGRGNFASGPQRTIDLGSQEPVSQHCSNGEMVCQDDFKNNLSVQRNWQYSFGDSASQFHGQIVNQDLIGDSSYDLVNSFHNKNLSSDLYTGRGQSYLYPDEQEEQLTQLNIQYLNSLVEVQGDFNQENSMDMLGLGDYYTIKQPHLNSVKMEEGLKKVDSFSRWVVKELEDVEELHMQPTNRISWNVIDTLDDGSCLPTQLHVDSDSLNPSLSQEQVFSIIDFSPNWAYSNLETKVLITGRFLKSEGELIECKWSCMFGEIEVPAEVLADGVLRCHAPPHKPGVLPFYVTCSNRLACSEVREFEYRLGAYQEFGAANVSATEMHLLERIESLLSLEPLSSCHSSDSMEAAKEKQSTVNRIICMMEEENQQMIERASDHDTSQCGVKEDLFLERKQKQNFYAWLVRQVTDDGRGRTAIDDEGQGVLHLAAALGYDWALKPILASGVSVDFRDMNGWTALHWAAFYGREKTVVGLVSLGASPGALTDPSAEFPLGRTPADLASANGHKGISGFLAESSLTTHLSKLTVTDAKEELASEVSGAKVGETVTERVAVTTTGDDMPDVLSLKDSLAAIRNATQAAARIHQIFRVQSFQRKQIIECSDNELSSDENALSIVASRACKLGQNNGIAHAAATQIQKKFRGWNKRKEFLLIRQKIVKIQAHVRGHQVRKKYKPIIWSVGILEKVILRWRRKRSGLRGFRSEVVMNKPIIQDDSLPEDDYDFLKEGRKQTEVRMQKALARVKSMTQYPEGRAQYRRLLTAAEGLREVKPDGPTCILESPEDTSYPEEELFDVENLLDDDTFMSIAFE is encoded by the exons ATGCTTGAACA GGATCTCATGCACATAGTTTTTGTTCACTACTTGGAAGTCAAG GGTAACAAGGCGAATGTCGGTTGCGTCAGAAGCATTAAATCAGCTCACTCAAACTATCTGAACGATTGCTCATTGTCCGATAGTTTTCCTCGGAGTCTCAAGAAACTAGCTTCAGTAAATGCTGACTCAACAAGTGTAGCAAGCACTTTAACTTCAGCACATGAAGAAGCTGAATCGG AAGATAGTCACCAAGCGTGTTCTAAATTTCAGTCATATCCAGAGCGAGCATCTGGAATGGACAGGCATCTGGTGGAAAATAGGGATGCCATCTATAGTTCATATGGTTCACCTCAATCTTCAG TGGAGTATACATCACTTTCCAGTATAGATGGAGGTGGAAAGTGTGGTCGTGGTAATTTTGCATCTGGTCCTCAAAGAACAATTGATTTGGGATCTCAGGAACCAGTTTCTCAGCATTGTTCAAATG GTGAGATGGTATGCCAAGATGATTTTAAGAACAATTTGTCAGTCCAAAGAAATTGGCAG TATTCTTTTGGAGACTCTGCATCGCAGTTTCATGGACAAATTGTCAATCAGGATTTGATTGGAGATTCGAGCTATGATTTGGTAAATAGTTTTCACAACAAAAACCTATCTTCAGACCTATATACTGGTAGGGGGCAATCGTACTTGTATCCTGATGAGCAAGAAGAGCAGCTAACACAATTGAATATTCAATATCTGAATTCACTCGTGGAAGTTCAAGGTGACTTCAATCAAGAAAATAGTATGGATATGCTAGGGCTTGGAGACTATTATACGATCAAACAACCTCATTTGAACAGTGTAAAAATGGAAGAGGGCCTGAAAAAAGTTGACAGTTTCTCCCGATGGGTTGTGAAAGAGCTTGAGGATGTTGAGGAGTTGCATATGCAGCCTACTAATCGAATTTCATGGAATGTTATAGATACTTTGGATGATGGTTCCTGTCTACCCACCCAACTGCACGTGGATTCAGATTCACTGAATCCCTCACTTTCCCAGGAGCAGGTCTTCAGTATCATTGATTTTTCGCCTAATTGGGCTTATTCAAACTTGGAAACGAAG GTATTGATTACTGGTAGATTTCTTAAGAGTGAAGGCGAGCTGATAGAGTGCAAGTGGTCATGTATGTTTGGGGAAATAGAGGTCCCCGCAGAGGTTTTAGCAGATGGGGTACTTCGTTGTCATGCTCCCCCCCACAAACCAGGAGTACTCCCTTTTTATGTGACATGTTCAAATAGATTGGCTTGTAGTGAAGTCAGAGAATTCGAATACAGACTTGGAGCTTATCAGGAATTTGGTGCTGCCAATGTTTCTGCAACTGAGATGCATCTCCTTGAACGAATTGAAAGTTTATTGTCCTTGGAACCTCTTAGTAGTTGTCACAGTTCTGATAGTATGGAGGCTGCTAAGGAGAAACAAAGTACAGTGAATAGAATCATCTGTATGATGGAGGAAGAGAATCAGCAGATGATAGAGAGAGCGTCAGACCATGATACATCCCAATGCGGAGTGAAAGAGGATCTATTTCttgaaagaaagcagaagcagAATTTCTATGCATGGCTGGTTCGCCAAGTTACTGATGATGGCAGGGGGCGAACTGCTATTGATGATGAAGGTCAAGGTGTACTTCATTTGGCAGCTGCACTTGGTTATGATTGGGCCTTAAAGCCAATTTTAGCATCAGGGGTAAGTGTGGATTTTCGTGACATGAATGGATGGACTGCACTTCATTGGGCTGCATTCTATGGCAG GGAGAAGACTGTTGTTGGTCTTGTCTCTTTAGGTGCATCTCCTGGAGCGTTGACAGACCCATCTGCTGAATTTCCCTTGGGTAGAACCCCCGCTGATCTGGCATCTGCCAATGGACACAAGGGAATATCTGGATTTCTTGCTGAATCCTCTTTGACCACTCACCTTTCTAAGCTTACTGTGACTGATGCAAAGGAAGAGCTTGCTTCAGAAGTTTCTGGAGCAAAAGTTGGAGAAACAGTTACAGAGCGCGTGGCTGTTACAACTACTGGAGATGATATGCCAGATGTACTTTCACTTAAGGATTCTCTGGCTGCTATACGCAATGCTACTCAAGCAGCTGCTAGGATACATCAAATTTTCAGGGTTCAGTCATTTCAGAGGAAGCAAATTATTGAGTGTAGCGACAATGAGTTATCATCTGATGAGAATGCTCTTTCCATTGTTGCTTCTAGAGCTTGTAAGCTGGGACAAAACAATGGTATAGCTCATGCAGCTGCCACTCAAATCCAGAAAAAGTTCCGTGGCTGGAATAAGAGAAAAGAGTTTCTTTTAATCCGGCAAAAAATCGTTAAAATTCAG GCTCATGTAAGGGGGCATCAGGTGAGGAAGAAATATAAACCAATTATCTGGTCAGTAGGAATTTTGGAGAAGGTGATATTGCGCTGGAGACGTAAAAGAAGTGGTTTGAGGGGATTTAGATCAGAAGTGGTCATGAATAAGCCAATCATACAAGATGACTCATTACCAGAGGATGATTATGATTTTCTGAAGGAAGGAAGAAAACAGACTGAAGTAAGGATGCAAAAAGCCCTCGCTAGGGTGAAGTCCATGACTCAGTATCCTGAGGGCCGTGCTCAATATCGTAGGCTGCTTACTGCTGCTGAAGGACTTCGTGAAGTAAAG CCGGATGGTCCAACTTGTATTCTGGAGAGCCCAGAAGATACCAGCTATCCTGAAGAGGAGTTGTTTGATGTTGAAAATTTGTTGGATGATGATACTTTCATGTCTATAGCATTTGAATAA